The Flavobacteriales bacterium sequence TTATTCAAAGTTTTTATTCGCCCGACATCGGCATAGGATATATTTTTATTGCCAACCTAGTAGCTACGGTAGTTACTCTGTTGATGTTGCTGCCCGAAATGAGCCAATCCATTTGGCGATTCGACAAAGTGGTATGGCGTAAAATGATGGTGTATGCCTTACCGCTTATGGTGGCTGGTTTGGCAGGTATTACCAACGAAACCATAGACCGTATATTATTACAATACCTCTTACCTGCCGATATTTCCGCTTCGGAAATAGGGCTGTACTCGGCTTTTTATAAGCTATCTATTATCATGACACTCTTTGTGCAAACCTTCCGTTTTGCTGCCGAGCCTTTTTTCTTTTCTCAAGAAAAAGAACGCAACGCTAAACAGGTTTATGCTCAGGTCATGAAATACTTCAGTATCGTAACGGCATTTATCTTCTTATCGGTGATGATTTATTATGATGTAGTCAAGCAGTTTATTGGTTCTTCCTTTCACGACCAAAGAGGTGCTATCATTGTGCCTATTTTGTTGTTAGCCAACCTCTTTTTAGGCTTATACTATAATTTATCGGTATGGTATAAGCTAACTGAAAAAACCCAATATGGTGCTTATATGTCTTTGTTAGGGGCTACCATAACGGTTGTTCTTAACCTAGCACTCATACCATACTTAGGTTTTGTGGGTTCGGCATGGGCCACCTTATGTTGCTATTTCTTAATGGCGGTATGTTCTTACTTCTTAGGTCAAAAACACTACCCAATAGCTTATCCTTTAAAGCGTATAAGCTTGTACTTCGGTCTGATGCTCGGCTTTTATTTTCTAAGTATTTATTTGTCTTTAGGTATGGGCATAAATACACTCTTTTTAATCGTTTATATTGCGGTGGTTTATGTGTTAGAAAAACCTAAAAAAAGAGTAATTTCAAACCCACAACTTTTTGATTAAACTATGCGAGTAAAAGTCATCAACAAATCCAAACATCCCCTACCACAATACGAAACCATCGCTTCTGCTGGTATGGACGTTAGAGCCAATATAGACCAAGCCATTACTTTAGCCCCTTTAGGGCGTACTTTGGTAAAAACAGGCTTGTTTGTGGAAATACCCATAGGTTATGAAATACAGGTTCGCCCTCGTAGTGGTCTAGCTTTTAAAAAAGGAATAACGGTCTTGAATAGCCCCGGAACAATTGATGCAGACTATAGAGGTGAAATTGGCGTTCTATTAGTAAATTTGTCTTCCGAACCTTTTGTCATCGAAGACGGCGAACGCATAGCCCAATTGGTATTGGCATCGCACGAACAAGCTCGTTGGCAAGAAGTGGAAATTTTGGAAGATTCAGACCGAGGCCAAGGCGGCTTTGGTAGTACAGGAACAAACTAACTCTATGAGAAGATATCTTATTATTGCAATCCTTTTTTTGTCGCTGAGCAGCCATGCCCAAGACCACCCTTTCTATTCTATCAACGACCCTATAATCAAGGAAAACCTCAATAAAGTTGACCCTAAAGACTATCAAAATGCGTTCTTTAATGGTCTGAGGTATAAAATATTAGGCGACCCTGACAAAGCCTTAGAATACTTTAGCGACTGTATTCGCATGAACGGTAAAGAGCCAACCCCCATGTACGAGTCTGCCATTCTGTATTTCAACAAAGGACAGCTTGACCAAGCTCAATTTTTTATTGAAAGTGCCTGTCAGCTTGAACCTGAAAACAAGTGGTTTCAGCAATTGTTAGCGACTACTTACCTAGAAAACGGACAATACACTAAAGCCATTACTAGCTTTAAAAAACTACTCAAAATAGACCCTAAAAATGAAGACTGGCATTTTGAATTGGCATCGGCTTATTTGCTGAATAACCAAGCTAGAAATGCCATAAAAGTGTACGACGACCTCGAAAAATATATCGGGCCATATGATATGCTTTTCCAACAAAAAAAACGCATTTATAGCGAAATAGGCGATAAAGAAGGGGCGATTAGAGAGGTTGAGAAGTGGGTGGAAGCAGAACCAAGAAACCTTGAGGCACTCAACGAATTATCAGAGTTGTACCTATTGTCTGGCAAACAAGCCAAAGCCATACAAACCCTAGAAAAATCCTTGGAACTGAAATCGGATAATGCGAGTGCATTTATTATGCTTTCCGATTTGTACCGCAACAACAAAGAACTGGATAAGTCTTTTGACTACACTAAAAAAGCCTTTGGTTCTTTGGACTTAGGAATTGACGCTAAGATGCGTCTGCTCTTGACCTATTACGACTGGACAGACACAGATACCTCGCTACTATCTAAGGCATACACCCTCATTGATATACTCTCAGAAACACACCCCAATGACGCTAAGCCCTTTACTATTGCTGGTGATTATTATTATAGGGACGATAATTTAGAGGCTGCCAAAACTAACTTCTTACGAGCTGCAGAACTAGACCCTAGCCGCTATCCGATATGGCAACAGCTGATGATTATCTCTTTTGACCTTAAAGAATATGAGGAAGTGATTACTTTAGGCCAAAGTGTTCAAGAACTTTTTCCTAGTCAGCCCATTAGCTATTATTTTGTAGGTCTAGCATACATGCAAGACAAACAATACAGTTCGGCCATTGACCAACTGAATACGGGCAAATTAATGGTGATTGATAACCCCAACCTGTTAGCTCAATTTTATGCCTCCCTAGGCGATGCTTATCACGCCCAAGAAGAAATCAAAGAATCTGACGAGGCTTATGACAAATCCTTAGAAATATTCCCCGAAAACACCTATGTCCTAAACAATTACAGCTACTACCTTTCTTTGAGAAAAAAGAAACTTGAACAAGCCGCCCAAATGATGAAACTCTGTGTTGAGCTTTCGCCCGGTCAATCCTCTTATGAAGACACCTATGCTTGGGTTTTCTATCAGATGAAAGATTATCAAAATGCTTTGGTATGGATAGAGAAAGCCATTTCTAGCGGTGGTAATACGAGCTCAACCATAGTAGAACATTATGGCGATATTTTGTATCAACTTTCTAGAAAAGAAGAAGCCCTACAACAATGGCAAACAGCCCAAGAACTAGGCTCAGAATCGGAATTTTTAGACCAAAAAATAGCAGATAAAAAACTCTATGAATAAAAGCCTGTTTGGCATATTGATTATCTGTACCCTTTCGGCATGTGTAGGTCCTAAAAGCCTAATAAACAGCTCTAGCAAGTCGGTGTCCCATATTTTAAAAAATGCTCAAGAAAAAGGGGCTGAAGTAGATTGGTTTACCGCCCAACTCAAAGGCCAAGCCCAGTTAAACGATAAAACTTACCCTATCTCGGCTCAACTACGAATGCGACAAGATAGTGTGATATGGATTTCTGTATCAGCCATTTTAGGACTAGAGGCCGCCAGAATACACCTAACGCCTGATAGCGTAAAACTGATCAACCGATTGAACTCCACCTACTTTATAGGTGATGTTAAAGAGCTTACCAAACGCTACAACCTTCATTTGTCTTTTTATGAAATACAAAATGTATTATTAGGTAAGCACTCCTTTTCTAACCCTAATGCTTTCCGCTTATTACCCTCCGAACAAGATTATATTTTGTTGGCCGACTCAGACACCGCAAACTATACGCTACGCTTAAATTCAGAATTTCTTCCTTTAGAAATTAATAGCATTCAACAGGATAGCATATCTCTTAAACTGAGTTACTCTAGTTTTGTTGCTGTGCAAGAGGAATGGTTGCCTCAAAATACCGATTTGCAAGTCCTTACACCGAATAACGACCTTCATTTCACTTATTCGTATTCTAAAATGCTGGTAAATAGACCGAAAAAAATAAAATTCTCCATACCTTCGTCTTATGCGCCAATGTAGTCTTTTCGTTTTTTTTCTTTTGGCAATATGCTCTTTTAACGGCTTTTCGCAAAGCGGTGATAAGGAGGCTTTGCAAGATAAAAAAGCCAAAATCCAGAAAGAAATAAAGCTGACAAACTCCTTATTGCAAAAGGCTAAGAAAGAAAAAAACCAATCGGTTACTACCCTAAATACGCTCAATAAACAAATTCAGTCTCGTAAAGAGATTATCCAAGCTCTAGATTTAGAGGTTAAGATGGCAAGTATTCAAATCGGAAACCTAAAACAACAAATTCAAGAGACTCAGCAGTCTATTGTCACTCAACAAGAGCTATTGGACACCCTAAAAAGTGAGTACGCTTTAATGATTCGTCACGCTTATTTCAATCGTAACACCTACGACAGATTGGCTTTTGTGTTTTCTTCTCAAAGCTACAATCAAGCCTTTAAACGTTTAAGGTACTTGCAAGAATACAGTCAATTTAGACAGAAACAAGTTGAAGAAATTAAACTTGTCGAACAAAAACTCAGTGATGAATTACTAGCTCTCAAACGACAAAAGGTGTTACTTACCGTTGCCAAAAATGAAAAGACGCAATCTCTAGAGTCCTCTCAAATAGAGGTTGGTATATTAGACAGCGAACAATCATCGCAAAAAAACCTTTTATCTAAGCTCAGAAAAAAAGAAAAACAGCTTAAAAAGGAACTCCAATCCAAACAAAGCTTAGCCAAAGAACTCGACAAACAAATACGTAAAATTATTGAGGAGGAAATACGCTTAGCTAAAGCCAAAGCGAGTAAGGAGAGCGATGTGTTAGCATTAACACCAGAAGAACAAGAACTTGCCGATAACTTCACCTCTAACAAAGGAAAATTGCCTTGGCCCGTAGAGCGTGGCGTTATTATTGAACGCTTTGGGGTACAAGCACACCCCGTTCTTAGAGGCATAGAAACCTTTAATAATGGCGTTAAAATTACCACCGAAGAAGGAGCTCTTATTCGTGCCGTCTTTGAGGGCACCGTTTCTAGAATCATTGATATACCTGGCGCTGGTAAAGCCGTTATACTTAGTCACGGCGATTATTTCAGTGTTTATTCCAACTTATTAGAGGTTTCTGTCAAGCGTGGGCAATCGGTTCTGCTTAAAGAAAAAATAGGCACTGTGCTTACCAAAACAAACACCAAAGAGAGCATTACAGAACTGCAGATATGGAAGGGTAGCGAAAAAATGGACCCTTCATCTTGGCTTTTTCAAGCCTACTAGTAAAAAAATCTGTACTTTTGCGCCTACTATAAACAAAGATTGATTATGAATTCTATTCTTTTAGTAATTGGCTGGCCTCAAATCGTTCTAATTGTTGTTATTGTACTAATCCTTTTTGGCGGTAAGAAATTACCCGAACTAATGAAAGGTTTAGGAAAGGGCATGAAGGAATTTAAAGACGCTACCAAAGAATTAAACGACGATAATAAAGAGGATAAATAATCCTTTATTCCTATGAATACCTACCGTTCTCTAAGAGCAATTCAAAAAGCCTTACAGGCTGATGATATTACTTGCCTATCTCTTACCCAATCTTATATAAAGCGCATTCACGAACAGAAAGACCTCAACGCTTTTTTAGAGATTTTCGAGGAGGAAGCTTTAGCCTCTGCTCAAGCGGTTGACGATAAGCTCAAAGCAGGTACAGCGGGGCGTTTGGCGGGTATGGTAATCGGTATAAAAGACAACATTTGTTACAAAGGGCATCGTCTTTCTGCCGCCTCAAAAATTTTAGATGGTTTTGAAAGCATGTTTAGCGCTACGGTAGTTGAGCGTTTACTTGCTGAAGATGCTATTATCATAGGGCGTTTAAATTGCGATGAATTTGCTATGGGTAGTACCAACGAAAATTCAGCCTTTGGCTCAGTATTAAACCCCATTAATTCCAAGCACGTTCCCGGTGGTTCGTCTGGTGGTTCGGCAGCCGCTGTGGCCGCAGACCTTTGTTTGGCGTCATTAGGTAGCGACACGGGTGGCTCTATACGTCAGCCCGCTTCTTTTTGTGGCGTTATGGGCTACAAACCCACTTACGGTAGGGTGTCTCGTTGGGGGCTTATTGCCTACGCTTCTTCTTTTGACCAAATAGGACCCTTTACCCACAACGCTGAAGATGCTGCTTTGTTAATGGAAGTTATGGCAGGTAGCGATGAGTACGATAGCACTTGCTCTGAAAAAGCTGTTCCTAAATACAGTCAAAAATTAAATACCAACAAATCGTACACCATAGGCTATATTAAAGAAACACTAGAAAGTCCAGCATTAGATGGTGAAGTAAAAGCCCACATACTAGAGAAAATAGAACAATTTAAAGCCTCTGGTCATACAGTTGTAGCATTGGATTTTCCTTACCTCAATTATGTGGTGCCGACCTATTACGTTTTGACAACTGCTGAAGCTTCTTCTAATTTAGCCCGTTACGATGGGGTACACTACGGACATAGGAGTGCCGATGCACAAGATATCCCTAGCACTTATGCTAACTCTAGGACAGAAGGTTTTGGCGAAGAAGTGCAACGCCGTATAATGTTAGGGACTTTTGTCCTTAGCGCGGGTTATTACGATGCTTATTATACCAAAGCTCAAAAGGTACGCCGATTGCTTTTGGATAAAACACAAGCTATTTTTGAAAACTGTGATTTCATCTTATCGCCTACTTCACCACATACAGCATTAGAAATTGGTAAAACCTATGATGACCCCACCCAATTGTATTTGGAGGATATTTTTACTGTACACGCCAATATTGTGGGCATCCCTGCCGTTTCATTACCAACAGGAACGCATAGCAACGGTCTGCCTTTTGGAATTCAACTGATGGCACCAGCTTTTAAAGACGATGAATTACTAGCAGTTTCCAATCAGATAATGAACATGAAGTAGTTAATAATTAACGGACATTTGCCTCAATTTAAGGTGCAAATGCCTCATTTTTGTAAGCATGAATAAACCAATCTTATTTTTACTTTTTTGTAGTGTCTTACTATCCTCCCATTTACTAAGCGCATCGGTTTCCGACACCCTTAGTTTCAGCCTACAAAAAGAAGATCCTAAATTGGCTCAAATGGATTCTTTATGGTCGCTTGAGCAGTTATCCGCCCAACAAATAGAAACGGATACCAACATATTAAACCGTTGGGACTATGCCTCTGATAGCATTCCCCTTTTTAGCGATTCGCTGATACAAATTCGCTTATCTAAGCTCAATGAACAAACCCCTTTTGAGTTAGTGTATAATCAAGCGGTTAAAACACAAATTAGTGTTTATGCTAACACCTATCGCAATCATGTTTCTAGAATGTTAGGTAAGGCCAATTACTATTTTCCTTTATTCGAATCTAAACTCGACGAATACGATTTACCCTTGGAATTTAAATACTTAGCTATTGTTGAGTCAGCCTTGAAGCCTCATGCACGTTCTCGTTCGGCAGCAACAGGCTTGTGGCAATTTATGTATGCTACCGGTAAAATATACGACCTGAAAGTAACCTCCTATATAGACGAACGTAGCGACCCATTACAATCGACTATTGCTGCTTGTGAATACTTTACGTTTTTGTATAAAATGTTCAACGATTGGGAACTTGTTTTGGCAGCCTATAATGGCGGCCCCGGATACGTTTCTCGTGCTATGCGCCAATCAGGCGCTAAAGATTATTGGTCTGTGCGCCCTTACCTCAGAAAAGAGACCCAAAATTATGTTCCTAAATTCATTGCAGTGAATTATATCATGAACTATGCTTCTGAACACAATATCTATCCTACACCCTATGAGTTCACTATGGCAGAAACAGATACTGTTAGTATAAATCAATCCATGACTTTTGAGGTGTTGTCCGAAACTTTAGGGGTTGATATCGACATTATCAAAGAACTGAATCCTATTTACAAACGTAACCTCATACCTGTAAGCCAAAATAGTACAGCAAGTATCCGCCTACCCTACAAAGCAGTAGCAACTTTTGTTAATAATTCCGATAGCATTTATGCCTATAGCGAATCTTTGCAAGAAAAGTATGTGGCTATGGACGCCCCTATTGTACATCGTGTTAAAAAAGGCGAATACCTGGGCAGGATAGCTAGCCAATACCATACTACCATTGGACGAATAAAGAACTGGAATAATTTATCTTCTAATGATTTAAGTATAGGACAAAAATTGGTCATTTATGTTAACCCCGATTCTGCGCCTAATTCTTCTCAAGCAACAACCAAAAGTAATTCTAAAGGAGAAACCATTTATACCGTTAAATCAGGCGACACTTTATGGGATATAGCACGTAAATATTCAGGCGTTTCTGTTGCTCAAATAGAACAATTAAACAACATCACTTATCGTGATTTAAAACCCGGTTTGACGCTCAAAATCCCCAAAACTGGATAGATGCGATACCTCTTCTTTTTTCTAGTTTTCTTTATTAGCGCATGTGTAGGCGAAGACACTTCTGTATTGCCATCACACACAGGAGCTATCAATGAAGTAGTAATCGTTATAGATGAGCCCATTTGGCAGGGAGCAAGCGGGGATAGTCTTCGTCAGTCTCTTAGTACAGAAGTTGCTGGTATTTCTTGGAGAGAACCTTTGTTTGATATCATACAAATTAACAGCACAGCCTTTAGCCGAATTTTTAAAACACATCGTAACTTAATTATCGTGCAAAAAGGGCAACAATCCAAAGTATATTTTGACACCAAAACGTATGCTCAAAATCAATGGCTCTGTATAGTAGAGTATCAGACGATAGAGGATTTGCCAAGCTTATTAGGTCAATATGCCCCTATTATGGCTTATCAGATAGGACAAAAAGAACATGAACGCTATATGAAGATACTACCACCCAAAAGACAGTATGAAGCGCTTAGCAAAGGCTTTAATCTAAACTTTGGGTTGCCTAGTGAGTACAAACTTGTTTTGGATACTAACCGTTTTTGTTGGTTTGAATTTAATCCTCCAGATAAAGAAATCATTAAAGGAGTGTTTGTTTATGAATACCCTAACACCTCCACTTTTAATTCAAATACCATCTTGTCGGCTCGAGATAGCGTTCTTCAACAGTTTGTTTTTGGCTCCTCAGAAGGCAGTTATATGACTACTGAACGCTTATATCCACCTTACATTTCCACCTACACACACAATGCTCTTGAAGGCTTAAAAGTCAAAGGACTTTGGAAGATGCAAAACGCTTTTATGGGAGGTACTTTTGTCAGTCATTTTCTGAATGACACCATACACGATAGGATTCTAGTGATAGAAGGTTTTTTGTTTAACCCTGGAGAAGAGAAGCGCAACAGTTTACAAGAGCTAGAATGGTTGATTTCTGATTTTAAAATTCAGTCTTCAAACTAAGGATTAGGTTTCTTCCTGGTGCACTAATTCCACTCGAAAACGTTTTGTAGTGAACGTCTAGTATATTTTCTAGGTTTACTTGGGCTATTAACTTGTCACTTATATTTACAGAATAGCTAAAGTTCAGCGTCCACCAAGAAGGCGTTCCGTCTGCTGTAGCTTCGTCTAAATTGTCGCTACCACTTGAACCGTATTCTTCGGCTTTTTTCCAAGCGTTATATAAGACAAATAAGCCTAGTTTGTGTTTGTTTTTTACCCAATTCAACTGACTTTTACCATATAACGGCGGTATGTGATCCATTGGCAAATCTGAGCTATCGTCTTTACCGTAGGTATATGAAATGGTGTGAGTGCTAGACCATTCTTTATTTAGATATAAATAGGCTTTTGTATTAAATCCATAGAGGCTGGCTTCTTGAGTATTGGTATTAGCGTAAATGGGTAAATATTCGCCATCATACCACAGACTATCTTGCCCGTTTAGGGTGAATGCTTTTTTAAGTATAGCGTCTTCCAATATGGTGTAGTACACCGTTGTAGAAACATAACTTTTTCCTAAAGTTTTATTTAGGGTTAGCTCTATATTTTTTGATTGTTCGGGCGTTAGGTTTTCATTGGGAACAGTAAGTTTACCAGATTTTTCAAACACCTTAGTAAGGTCATCAACGTTTGGACTTCTGAAGCCTGTGGATAGAGATAATGTGCTTTCCCAACCCTTATTCATGTCCCATCTTAACCCTAAACTAGATGTAAAGGCATCGTTATTGAGTTGAATAGTGTTAAACGGTAAGCCCAAAGTATTACTTTCATTAAAGTCAGCATTTAACAGAATGCTTGAATACCTTGCTCCAGCACTAAAATTAATTCGTTTTGATAGCGGCGTTTTGTATTGGCTATACACAGAAATTGTAGTCATATCGCTACCTCCATCAGCATAGCGTGTGCCGTAGCCCTCAGTAGCTCTCGAATGAACGATGTTGTGTTGTAAATCAACACCATAATTCAAGGTCTTGTAGTCCCATTTTTTGATAAAATCAGCAGTATTAGCAAATACAAACACATCTTCTGTACGCTGTATTAAGTCTGCATTGTACTTTTGACTGTTTCTGCTTTCTTCCAATTGTTGATAGGAAATTGTATTATTGAAACTATCATAAAAAAAGTTCTTCTTTTGGTGTTCAGTACCCAATCCTAATAACAATCGTTTTTGTGGGCCATAATACCATTCTTCAAATTTTGGTTGACCGTTAGACAAGTCGTTGAGTTGGTCAAATCGGTTTAGATTGGTTGTGCTTGACACTTGCAGATTCATTTTATAGCTGAGGTATTCGCTAGCGTCTAATCTTATCTTCTGTATAAAATCTACTTGGTCATAGGCTGTTTTCAATTGCTCATTATCATCAACGACATGAGCTTCTTTTCCCCAGTCTGTATAGCCATGATAGCGTTGTTTGCCCATTTTTAGGTTGCCAAATCGATTGAGGTTTATGCCTTGTAAAAAGCTCCACTTCCCTTTGCTCCAACTGTGGTCGTAATAGAGATTTACTCCATTATTAACAGAGCTATATCTTTGTAATAAATTGGCCTTCCATGCTTGTCCGCTTTTTGGTGATTTAGTGTGATAATGTACTACACCACCTAAAGCGTCACTTCCATATTTTACAGAAGAAGGTCCAAAAACAATATCTACGTTTTGCAGCATTAAAGGACTTATACTTATGCTGTTTTGTAGATGACCAGAGCGGTAAATGGCGTTGTTAAGGCGTACACCATCAACAACTAATAAAACCCGATTGGCTTCAAACCCTCTTATGATTGGGCTGCCCCCACCTGATTGACTCATTTGTACGGCTACTGCACCTGATTTTTGTAGAATATCCGCACTGCTAGTTGGGGCATCTTGAAAAATGTCAATAGCATCTATTTTTTCTATTCTATTGGGACTCAATAAACGTTCGCTTTCTTCTTTGTCTTCAGCAAAAATAATTTCAGGAATACTTAAGCCTATCAAGATGGTGTCTTGCCCAGTGTTCTGTGCCAATAGACCAATAGGGAATAAAAAACATAATAATTTTAGGTAATATTTTTTCATACGCTTAAAACTCTTTCTAAAACATCTTTAGACTTAATACGGCCAAACCCATCGACATGCAATTGATAATACTCTAGTATATACTCAAGGATTCTTTTTTTATTGTGTATTGGCTCTAAGTTAAGTGCAGACACAAACTCTGTGGTGTTGCTGATGTAGTGTTTGTGTTCATTATTATCTCTACTAAAACAGCCGTTCATCAAGTCAAAATAGGGTAAGTTGGCGTTTTCCATATTGGGGTAAAAACCTAAATAACTACTCAGAGCTATTAGAAAACGAATGTGAAATTGGCTATCAAAGTCGCTTTTATCAAACTCCACTAATGAGAGTTCTAAAAAATGATATAAGTCCTGATTTTCTTCTTCCTCTTTGAGACATTTGCTCAACACCTCGGCTAAAAATAGTGCCACACTACTTTTAAGCACATGAAAGGGGATGCTGCTATATGCCTCTGGGGCTTTGACCTCTTTTATTCGTTGAAGTTGCTTGTTGTTTTTATGGTAAACCGTAAGGTCTAAAATATTAAGTGGCTGATAGTAGGCACTTCCACCTTTCTTTTTTCTTACACCATTAACTAAATAGGACTGTAAGCCTAGCTTGGCGGTATATATTTTGCATATAATACTACTTTCGCTGTATTTCACGCTATTTAATACAATACCTTTAGTTTGTGAATACATTATTTTATGAAGAGTATTTTTGCCACATTTGTTTCTAGCCCAGTTGGGTCTGTACTAAAAACTAAGTAAACTCCTGTGTTTGCTCGTTCACCATATTTGTTTTTACCGTCCCATATGGCTTGTCCACCAAAAGCCGTAGTCGTTTTAATCAGATTGCCCTTAATGTCAGTTATCTTAATGTTGGCATTTTCGACGACATTTTTTATAGCAATAGGACCATTATAATTTTCTTTTACAGGATTAGGATATACTAAGACGTTGCCATGTTTTTTTTCTCCTGCAG is a genomic window containing:
- a CDS encoding polysaccharide biosynthesis protein, with amino-acid sequence MNPLKKLLGQTAIYGLSSIVGRLLNYLLVPLYTRYFTTSEYGDVTLLYAYAAFLLIILSYGMETAFFRFSQRESNKRVVYSTALISLLISSSLFVGFIYFNAQSIANALSFGQNPEYIQYFAFIIGLDTLSSISFAKLRENNQATRFALIRLLNIFINIGLNLLFIIYCPFAIANNLPTADFIQSFYSPDIGIGYIFIANLVATVVTLLMLLPEMSQSIWRFDKVVWRKMMVYALPLMVAGLAGITNETIDRILLQYLLPADISASEIGLYSAFYKLSIIMTLFVQTFRFAAEPFFFSQEKERNAKQVYAQVMKYFSIVTAFIFLSVMIYYDVVKQFIGSSFHDQRGAIIVPILLLANLFLGLYYNLSVWYKLTEKTQYGAYMSLLGATITVVLNLALIPYLGFVGSAWATLCCYFLMAVCSYFLGQKHYPIAYPLKRISLYFGLMLGFYFLSIYLSLGMGINTLFLIVYIAVVYVLEKPKKRVISNPQLFD
- the dut gene encoding dUTP diphosphatase — protein: MRVKVINKSKHPLPQYETIASAGMDVRANIDQAITLAPLGRTLVKTGLFVEIPIGYEIQVRPRSGLAFKKGITVLNSPGTIDADYRGEIGVLLVNLSSEPFVIEDGERIAQLVLASHEQARWQEVEILEDSDRGQGGFGSTGTN
- a CDS encoding tetratricopeptide repeat protein codes for the protein MRRYLIIAILFLSLSSHAQDHPFYSINDPIIKENLNKVDPKDYQNAFFNGLRYKILGDPDKALEYFSDCIRMNGKEPTPMYESAILYFNKGQLDQAQFFIESACQLEPENKWFQQLLATTYLENGQYTKAITSFKKLLKIDPKNEDWHFELASAYLLNNQARNAIKVYDDLEKYIGPYDMLFQQKKRIYSEIGDKEGAIREVEKWVEAEPRNLEALNELSELYLLSGKQAKAIQTLEKSLELKSDNASAFIMLSDLYRNNKELDKSFDYTKKAFGSLDLGIDAKMRLLLTYYDWTDTDTSLLSKAYTLIDILSETHPNDAKPFTIAGDYYYRDDNLEAAKTNFLRAAELDPSRYPIWQQLMIISFDLKEYEEVITLGQSVQELFPSQPISYYFVGLAYMQDKQYSSAIDQLNTGKLMVIDNPNLLAQFYASLGDAYHAQEEIKESDEAYDKSLEIFPENTYVLNNYSYYLSLRKKKLEQAAQMMKLCVELSPGQSSYEDTYAWVFYQMKDYQNALVWIEKAISSGGNTSSTIVEHYGDILYQLSRKEEALQQWQTAQELGSESEFLDQKIADKKLYE
- a CDS encoding DUF4292 domain-containing protein gives rise to the protein MNKSLFGILIICTLSACVGPKSLINSSSKSVSHILKNAQEKGAEVDWFTAQLKGQAQLNDKTYPISAQLRMRQDSVIWISVSAILGLEAARIHLTPDSVKLINRLNSTYFIGDVKELTKRYNLHLSFYEIQNVLLGKHSFSNPNAFRLLPSEQDYILLADSDTANYTLRLNSEFLPLEINSIQQDSISLKLSYSSFVAVQEEWLPQNTDLQVLTPNNDLHFTYSYSKMLVNRPKKIKFSIPSSYAPM
- a CDS encoding peptidoglycan DD-metalloendopeptidase family protein yields the protein MAICSFNGFSQSGDKEALQDKKAKIQKEIKLTNSLLQKAKKEKNQSVTTLNTLNKQIQSRKEIIQALDLEVKMASIQIGNLKQQIQETQQSIVTQQELLDTLKSEYALMIRHAYFNRNTYDRLAFVFSSQSYNQAFKRLRYLQEYSQFRQKQVEEIKLVEQKLSDELLALKRQKVLLTVAKNEKTQSLESSQIEVGILDSEQSSQKNLLSKLRKKEKQLKKELQSKQSLAKELDKQIRKIIEEEIRLAKAKASKESDVLALTPEEQELADNFTSNKGKLPWPVERGVIIERFGVQAHPVLRGIETFNNGVKITTEEGALIRAVFEGTVSRIIDIPGAGKAVILSHGDYFSVYSNLLEVSVKRGQSVLLKEKIGTVLTKTNTKESITELQIWKGSEKMDPSSWLFQAY
- the tatA gene encoding twin-arginine translocase TatA/TatE family subunit; the protein is MNSILLVIGWPQIVLIVVIVLILFGGKKLPELMKGLGKGMKEFKDATKELNDDNKEDK
- the gatA gene encoding Asp-tRNA(Asn)/Glu-tRNA(Gln) amidotransferase subunit GatA, with the translated sequence MNTYRSLRAIQKALQADDITCLSLTQSYIKRIHEQKDLNAFLEIFEEEALASAQAVDDKLKAGTAGRLAGMVIGIKDNICYKGHRLSAASKILDGFESMFSATVVERLLAEDAIIIGRLNCDEFAMGSTNENSAFGSVLNPINSKHVPGGSSGGSAAAVAADLCLASLGSDTGGSIRQPASFCGVMGYKPTYGRVSRWGLIAYASSFDQIGPFTHNAEDAALLMEVMAGSDEYDSTCSEKAVPKYSQKLNTNKSYTIGYIKETLESPALDGEVKAHILEKIEQFKASGHTVVALDFPYLNYVVPTYYVLTTAEASSNLARYDGVHYGHRSADAQDIPSTYANSRTEGFGEEVQRRIMLGTFVLSAGYYDAYYTKAQKVRRLLLDKTQAIFENCDFILSPTSPHTALEIGKTYDDPTQLYLEDIFTVHANIVGIPAVSLPTGTHSNGLPFGIQLMAPAFKDDELLAVSNQIMNMK
- a CDS encoding LysM peptidoglycan-binding domain-containing protein, whose translation is MNKPILFLLFCSVLLSSHLLSASVSDTLSFSLQKEDPKLAQMDSLWSLEQLSAQQIETDTNILNRWDYASDSIPLFSDSLIQIRLSKLNEQTPFELVYNQAVKTQISVYANTYRNHVSRMLGKANYYFPLFESKLDEYDLPLEFKYLAIVESALKPHARSRSAATGLWQFMYATGKIYDLKVTSYIDERSDPLQSTIAACEYFTFLYKMFNDWELVLAAYNGGPGYVSRAMRQSGAKDYWSVRPYLRKETQNYVPKFIAVNYIMNYASEHNIYPTPYEFTMAETDTVSINQSMTFEVLSETLGVDIDIIKELNPIYKRNLIPVSQNSTASIRLPYKAVATFVNNSDSIYAYSESLQEKYVAMDAPIVHRVKKGEYLGRIASQYHTTIGRIKNWNNLSSNDLSIGQKLVIYVNPDSAPNSSQATTKSNSKGETIYTVKSGDTLWDIARKYSGVSVAQIEQLNNITYRDLKPGLTLKIPKTG